The Nitrogeniibacter aestuarii genome has a window encoding:
- a CDS encoding gamma-glutamyltransferase family protein, with amino-acid sequence MIHTLSALGGMHVAPHHLAAQAGRDVLRDGGNAVEAMVAAASTIAVVYPHMNAIGGDGFWLIREPGKAPVAISACGPAAALASRAFYAGETAIPSRGPKAALTVAGTIGGWDKALQVASHWGKALPLSRLLADAIRHATDGIAVTASQTALTTAKLDGLKDAPGFADTFLVNGAPPEVGHILRQPALAATLQGLAERGLDDFYRGQIAEAMGAELERLGSPVRTSDLNAYEARIVDALSVRLNDATVYNMPPPTQGLAHLMIIGIFEQLGIKTGEGFDYVHGLVESTKRAFRVRDRVVTDPGRLPADPMGFLSESALKERAATIDMQVALPWPDPAAPGDTIWMGCIDKDGRAVSFIQSVYWEFGSGVVLKDTGVTWQNRGISFSLDPGALNTLEPGRQPFHTLNPSMALFDDGRVMPYGTMGGEGQPQTQAMVFTRYARFGHSLQHAVSAPRWLLGRTWGDETTTLKLESRFDPALVESLKAAGHDVELLDEAFSDTMGHAGALVRHPDGRIEGAADPRSDGLVAAV; translated from the coding sequence ATGATTCACACCCTCAGCGCCCTGGGCGGCATGCACGTGGCCCCTCACCATCTGGCGGCGCAAGCTGGACGCGACGTGCTGCGCGACGGCGGCAATGCGGTCGAGGCCATGGTGGCTGCCGCCTCGACCATTGCGGTGGTCTATCCCCACATGAATGCCATCGGTGGCGACGGCTTCTGGCTCATTCGCGAGCCGGGCAAGGCGCCGGTGGCGATCTCGGCCTGCGGTCCGGCCGCAGCACTGGCGAGTCGCGCGTTCTACGCCGGCGAGACGGCCATCCCCTCGCGCGGCCCCAAGGCGGCGCTCACGGTTGCCGGCACCATCGGCGGCTGGGACAAGGCCTTGCAGGTCGCCTCGCACTGGGGCAAGGCACTGCCCCTGTCGCGCCTGCTGGCCGACGCCATCCGCCATGCCACCGACGGCATTGCCGTGACGGCCAGCCAGACGGCACTGACCACAGCGAAGCTCGACGGCCTGAAAGACGCCCCGGGCTTCGCCGATACCTTCCTGGTCAATGGCGCGCCGCCCGAAGTGGGCCACATCCTGCGTCAACCCGCCCTGGCTGCAACGCTCCAAGGTCTTGCCGAACGTGGTCTTGATGACTTCTACCGCGGCCAGATCGCCGAGGCCATGGGCGCCGAGCTTGAGCGCCTGGGCAGCCCGGTGCGCACCAGCGATCTCAATGCCTACGAGGCCCGGATTGTCGATGCGCTGTCGGTGCGCCTGAATGACGCCACGGTGTACAACATGCCGCCGCCGACCCAGGGGCTGGCGCACCTGATGATCATCGGCATCTTCGAGCAACTGGGGATCAAGACAGGCGAAGGTTTCGATTACGTTCACGGGCTGGTCGAGTCCACCAAGCGCGCCTTCCGCGTGCGCGACCGGGTGGTCACCGATCCGGGCCGACTGCCGGCCGATCCGATGGGCTTTCTGTCAGAGTCCGCACTCAAGGAACGCGCCGCCACCATCGACATGCAGGTCGCCCTGCCCTGGCCCGACCCGGCCGCACCCGGCGACACCATCTGGATGGGCTGCATCGACAAGGACGGGCGCGCGGTCAGTTTCATCCAGAGCGTGTATTGGGAGTTCGGCTCCGGTGTGGTGCTCAAGGACACCGGCGTCACCTGGCAGAACCGGGGCATCAGCTTCTCGCTCGACCCCGGCGCCCTCAACACGCTGGAGCCCGGCCGTCAGCCCTTCCACACGCTCAACCCGTCCATGGCCCTGTTCGATGACGGTCGCGTCATGCCCTACGGCACCATGGGCGGCGAAGGTCAGCCCCAGACCCAGGCCATGGTGTTCACCCGTTATGCCCGCTTCGGCCACAGCCTGCAGCATGCCGTCAGCGCCCCGCGCTGGCTGCTCGGTCGCACCTGGGGGGACGAGACCACGACACTCAAACTCGAAAGCCGCTTCGACCCGGCGCTGGTCGAGTCGCTCAAAGCGGCCGGCCATGACGTCGAGCTGCTCGATGAAGCGTTCAGCGACACCATGGGCCACGCCGGCGCGCTGGTCAGGCATCCCGATGGACGGATCGAAGGCGCCGCCGACCCGCGCAGTGACGGTCTTGTGGCGGCGGTCTGA
- a CDS encoding sulfite exporter TauE/SafE family protein has protein sequence MEIFDGYSTLWLLGLAAALLATGVIAGIMAGLLGVGGGIVIVPVLYHLFTLLGIDESVRMHVAVGTSLATIIPTSIMSARAHRKRGSMDKGLLTKLMPGVIIGVIVGTILSGYLSGKVLSSIFATVALLVAINMAFKKDGFAVADQLPGTAGTSFMGLIIGGISCLMGIGGGTLSVPTLSAFRTPMHTAVGTGAALGVVISIPGTIGFLINGMDVPLRPPGSIGYVNLLGWALIVPMTMLTSGWGAALAHAIDARRLRQVFAVFLLLTSLRMFYGLLA, from the coding sequence ATGGAAATCTTTGACGGATACAGCACCCTGTGGTTGCTGGGGCTCGCTGCAGCCCTGCTCGCCACCGGCGTGATCGCCGGCATCATGGCTGGCTTGCTGGGCGTGGGCGGCGGCATCGTGATCGTGCCGGTGCTCTACCATCTCTTCACCTTGCTGGGCATCGACGAATCAGTGCGCATGCACGTGGCCGTCGGCACCTCACTGGCCACCATCATCCCCACCTCGATCATGTCGGCCCGGGCGCACAGGAAGCGCGGCAGCATGGATAAGGGACTGCTGACCAAGCTCATGCCGGGGGTGATCATCGGGGTGATCGTGGGCACGATCCTGTCGGGCTATCTGAGCGGCAAGGTACTGTCGTCGATCTTCGCCACCGTGGCGCTGCTCGTGGCCATCAACATGGCCTTCAAGAAAGACGGTTTCGCGGTGGCTGACCAGTTGCCGGGCACAGCGGGCACCTCGTTCATGGGCCTCATCATCGGCGGCATTTCCTGCCTCATGGGCATCGGCGGCGGCACCCTGTCGGTCCCGACACTCAGCGCCTTTCGCACCCCCATGCACACGGCCGTGGGCACCGGCGCCGCGCTGGGCGTGGTGATCAGCATCCCCGGCACCATCGGCTTTCTCATCAACGGTATGGATGTGCCGCTGCGCCCCCCTGGCAGCATCGGCTACGTGAATCTGCTGGGCTGGGCCCTGATCGTGCCCATGACCATGCTCACCAGCGGCTGGGGCGCCGCACTGGCTCATGCCATCGACGCGCGCCGACTTCGACAGGTGTTCGCGGTCTTCCTGCTACTCACTTCCCTTCGCATGTTCTACGGCCTTTTGGCATGA
- a CDS encoding TRAP transporter large permease, whose amino-acid sequence MTPNEWIALGMIGGFLVLMMLGIPVAIALAVSGFVAGYLGFGELLFSLLPARLFGVVTNYTMLAIPLFVFMGVMLEKSRVAEDMLETIGRAMGPVNGGMGIAIILVGVLMGASTGIVGATVVTVAMLTLPTLMRRGYKPSIACGTICASGTLGQIIPPSLVLILLAEIVGESVGTLFAAAFVPGLALALIYVLFLLVIGKLRPSWVPAIPAEERAKAEPGTLGRDLIRSVLPPLLLVIAVLGSIIGGVAAPTEAASMGALGSIVIALFARRFNWALLRDTLHGTLTITAMVFFILLCAQPFALAFRGLGGEQMVHDVFNLLPGGEMGAILFLMLLLFVLGFFLEWIEISYIALPMFLPVFHSYGTDMVWLATLVAMNLQMSFLTPPFGWALFFLKGVAPKGITTRDIYAGALPFVGLQMAAVALVFFFPGIATWLPKAIGW is encoded by the coding sequence ATGACGCCCAACGAATGGATTGCGCTGGGCATGATCGGCGGCTTCCTGGTGCTGATGATGCTCGGCATCCCGGTTGCCATCGCCCTGGCGGTGTCCGGCTTCGTCGCAGGCTACCTGGGCTTCGGCGAGTTGCTGTTCTCGCTGCTGCCGGCCCGCCTGTTCGGTGTGGTCACCAACTACACCATGCTGGCCATCCCCCTGTTCGTCTTCATGGGCGTGATGCTTGAAAAGTCCCGGGTCGCCGAGGACATGCTCGAGACCATCGGCCGCGCGATGGGCCCGGTCAATGGCGGCATGGGCATCGCCATCATCCTGGTCGGCGTGCTCATGGGCGCCTCGACCGGCATCGTGGGTGCTACGGTTGTGACCGTCGCCATGCTTACCCTGCCCACGCTCATGCGCCGTGGCTACAAGCCCTCGATCGCCTGCGGCACCATCTGCGCCTCGGGCACGCTGGGGCAGATCATCCCGCCCTCGCTGGTGCTGATTCTGCTCGCCGAGATCGTGGGCGAGTCGGTGGGCACACTGTTCGCTGCGGCCTTCGTGCCCGGCCTGGCGCTCGCCCTCATCTATGTGCTGTTCCTGCTCGTGATCGGCAAGCTCCGCCCGAGTTGGGTGCCCGCCATTCCGGCTGAGGAACGCGCCAAGGCCGAGCCGGGCACACTGGGTCGCGACCTGATCCGTTCGGTACTCCCGCCGCTGCTGCTGGTCATCGCCGTGCTCGGCTCGATCATCGGCGGCGTCGCCGCACCGACTGAAGCCGCCTCCATGGGGGCACTGGGCAGCATCGTCATCGCCCTGTTCGCCAGACGCTTCAACTGGGCGCTGCTGCGCGACACCCTGCACGGCACGCTCACCATCACGGCCATGGTGTTCTTCATCCTGCTGTGCGCCCAGCCCTTCGCGCTGGCCTTCCGTGGCCTCGGCGGCGAGCAGATGGTGCACGATGTATTCAATCTGCTCCCTGGCGGCGAAATGGGCGCCATCCTGTTCCTGATGCTGCTGCTGTTCGTGCTCGGCTTCTTCCTGGAATGGATCGAGATCTCGTACATCGCCCTGCCCATGTTCCTGCCGGTGTTCCACAGCTACGGCACCGACATGGTGTGGCTGGCGACGCTGGTGGCCATGAACCTGCAGATGTCCTTCCTGACGCCGCCCTTCGGCTGGGCGCTGTTCTTCCTCAAAGGGGTAGCCCCCAAAGGCATCACCACCCGGGACATCTATGCCGGCGCCCTGCCCTTTGTGGGCTTGCAGATGGCGGCGGTGGCGCTGGTGTTCTTCTTCCCCGGTATCGCCACCTGGCTTCCGAAGGCGATTGGCTGGTAA
- a CDS encoding TRAP transporter small permease subunit: MDTLLKPLEALIEGLGWVAKGALLALVLIVAGNVLLRYAFSFSPVSMQEFEWHLVSPIALIGMSYAVYHRADVRVDFLYDRFGLRAQATIDLISGLLTLAIGIIIAWLAVPYVMQAYDIGEGSPDPGGLPYRYLVKAFIPLGFSLLAIQGLIDSLRAIATLVCGAPHTPHDSMEVRT; this comes from the coding sequence ATGGACACGCTCCTCAAACCCCTGGAAGCCCTCATCGAGGGCCTGGGGTGGGTCGCCAAGGGTGCCCTGCTGGCACTGGTGCTGATCGTGGCGGGCAATGTGCTGTTGCGCTACGCCTTCTCGTTCAGCCCGGTGTCCATGCAGGAGTTCGAATGGCACCTGGTTTCCCCCATCGCGCTGATCGGCATGTCGTATGCGGTCTATCACCGCGCCGACGTGCGGGTGGATTTCCTGTACGACCGATTCGGTCTGCGCGCCCAAGCCACCATCGACCTCATCAGCGGCCTGCTGACGCTGGCCATCGGCATCATCATCGCCTGGCTGGCGGTGCCGTACGTGATGCAGGCCTATGACATCGGCGAGGGCTCGCCCGACCCGGGCGGCCTGCCTTACCGGTATCTGGTGAAGGCGTTCATCCCGCTGGGCTTCTCGCTGCTGGCCATTCAGGGTCTGATCGATTCGCTGCGCGCCATCGCCACCCTTGTGTGCGGCGCACCGCACACACCGCATGACTCCATGGAGGTGCGGACATGA
- a CDS encoding TRAP transporter substrate-binding protein yields MSMNRRKFLSSAAVGGTILGAPAIVRAETKTFNWKMTNAYGPGAPFYVQGPGSPTDFCKKVEAMSGGRLKIQHFAAGELIPALEGFDACSKGLVEMNAANAYFWAGKIPAAQYFTTVPFGMNTQGMNAWLYHGGGLELWNELYADHGLVAMPMGNTGTQMTGWFRKPIEKVEDFDGLKMRIPGLAGKVYSQLGVAVRLLPGGEIFPALERGVIDAAEFVGPYQDRRMGLQKAASYYYTTGWAEPTNATELMINKKAWESLPPDLQTIVKAAAAACNVESHAWCESVNADALDDLVKNFGVKAGPLPDPVIVKLKEVTDDTLATLAASDPATKKVHDAFFAFREKHRSWAAVSEKAFLSL; encoded by the coding sequence ATGAGCATGAACCGTCGCAAATTCCTCTCCAGTGCCGCCGTGGGTGGCACCATCCTCGGCGCCCCGGCCATCGTCCGAGCTGAAACCAAGACCTTCAACTGGAAGATGACCAATGCCTACGGTCCGGGCGCCCCCTTCTACGTGCAAGGCCCGGGCAGCCCCACTGACTTCTGCAAGAAGGTGGAGGCCATGTCCGGCGGCCGCCTGAAGATCCAGCATTTCGCTGCGGGCGAACTGATCCCCGCGCTCGAAGGCTTCGATGCCTGCTCCAAGGGGCTGGTAGAAATGAACGCCGCCAACGCCTACTTCTGGGCCGGCAAGATCCCCGCCGCCCAGTACTTCACCACCGTGCCCTTCGGCATGAACACCCAGGGCATGAACGCCTGGCTGTACCACGGCGGCGGTCTGGAACTGTGGAACGAGCTGTACGCCGACCACGGCCTCGTCGCCATGCCCATGGGCAACACCGGCACCCAGATGACCGGCTGGTTCCGCAAGCCGATCGAGAAGGTTGAAGACTTCGACGGGCTGAAGATGCGCATCCCGGGTCTGGCCGGCAAGGTGTACTCACAACTGGGCGTGGCCGTGCGCCTGCTACCGGGCGGCGAGATCTTCCCGGCGCTGGAGCGCGGCGTGATCGACGCGGCCGAGTTTGTCGGGCCCTATCAGGATCGCCGCATGGGTCTGCAGAAAGCCGCCAGCTACTACTACACCACCGGCTGGGCAGAGCCGACCAACGCCACCGAACTGATGATCAACAAGAAGGCCTGGGAAAGCCTGCCGCCGGACCTGCAAACCATCGTCAAGGCGGCAGCGGCCGCCTGCAACGTGGAGAGCCACGCCTGGTGCGAATCGGTGAACGCCGACGCGCTCGACGATCTGGTCAAGAACTTCGGCGTCAAGGCCGGCCCGCTGCCTGATCCGGTCATCGTCAAACTCAAGGAAGTCACTGACGACACGCTGGCCACCCTGGCCGCGTCCGACCCGGCCACCAAGAAGGTTCACGACGCGTTCTTTGCCTTCCGCGAGAAGCATCGTTCCTGGGCCGCCGTGAGCGAAAAAGCCTTCCTCTCGCTGTAA
- a CDS encoding Lrp/AsnC family transcriptional regulator produces MNKLDSALLSILIKDARASFADIARQLNISRAHARTRVQALVDAGVIEQFSAVINPEKLGKVISTFVDLKVSPVAIEPIAQELANCPEVVSLYIMSDLQSLHIHTLTDSTEGFDAFVREHIFNRPEIISVECKTLLSRVKNRRGGARL; encoded by the coding sequence ATGAACAAGCTCGACAGCGCCCTGCTCTCCATCCTCATCAAGGACGCCCGCGCTTCCTTTGCCGACATCGCCCGGCAACTGAACATCTCGCGCGCTCACGCCCGCACCCGGGTGCAGGCGCTCGTCGACGCCGGCGTGATCGAACAGTTCTCCGCGGTCATCAACCCGGAAAAGCTGGGCAAGGTCATCTCCACCTTCGTGGACCTGAAAGTCTCCCCGGTCGCCATCGAGCCGATCGCGCAGGAACTGGCCAACTGCCCCGAGGTGGTCAGCCTCTACATCATGAGCGACCTGCAAAGCCTGCACATCCACACCCTTACCGATTCCACCGAGGGCTTCGACGCCTTTGTGCGCGAGCACATCTTCAACCGCCCCGAGATCATTTCGGTTGAATGCAAAACCCTCCTGTCGCGCGTTAAGAACCGTCGGGGCGGTGCGCGCCTGTAA
- a CDS encoding NAD(P)/FAD-dependent oxidoreductase translates to MESVDCVVVGAGVVGLACAQALASAGREVIILERESAFGTGISSRNSEVIHAGLYYPAGSLKARLCVEGKHMLYRWCEARGVEHKRCGKLLVATRPEQVARLDAITAGAAANGVDDLNRLERADVAALEPALDVHAALLSPSTGIVDSHGLMLSLLGDAEAHGAVLALESPVMSGRAEGDGVVLDVGGEALMTLKADWVINAAGLDAVALARKIVSPVQSRLPVARFARGVYFTLSGKAPFSHLIYPMPEAGGLGVHLTLDLGGQAKFGPDVEWIDSIDYTVDPDRVGRFYDAIRHWWPDLDIARLSPGYAGIRPKLVGPGDADADFRIDGPDQHGTPGLVHLLGIESPGLTACLAIGRHVERIVSATQA, encoded by the coding sequence ATGGAGTCTGTGGATTGCGTGGTGGTTGGTGCCGGCGTGGTGGGGCTTGCGTGTGCGCAGGCGTTGGCCAGTGCCGGTCGTGAAGTGATCATCCTTGAACGGGAATCAGCCTTCGGCACGGGAATCAGTTCGCGAAACAGCGAAGTGATTCACGCCGGCCTCTACTACCCGGCCGGGTCGCTCAAAGCCCGTTTGTGCGTCGAGGGCAAGCACATGCTGTACCGATGGTGCGAAGCGCGGGGCGTGGAGCACAAGCGTTGCGGCAAGTTGCTGGTGGCGACACGGCCCGAGCAGGTCGCACGTCTCGATGCCATTACCGCCGGCGCGGCGGCCAACGGCGTGGACGACCTCAATCGGCTCGAGCGTGCGGATGTGGCGGCGCTTGAACCCGCACTGGACGTTCATGCAGCCTTGCTCTCACCGTCCACCGGGATTGTCGACAGCCACGGCCTCATGTTGTCGCTGCTGGGCGATGCGGAGGCTCACGGCGCCGTGCTGGCGCTGGAAAGCCCCGTCATGTCGGGGCGTGCCGAGGGAGATGGTGTCGTACTCGATGTCGGTGGCGAGGCGCTGATGACGCTCAAGGCGGATTGGGTCATCAACGCCGCCGGGCTTGATGCCGTCGCGCTCGCACGTAAGATCGTCTCCCCTGTGCAGTCCCGTCTACCCGTGGCCCGTTTCGCCCGCGGCGTGTATTTCACCCTCAGCGGCAAGGCACCGTTCTCGCACCTGATCTACCCCATGCCCGAAGCAGGCGGGCTGGGCGTGCATCTGACGCTCGATCTGGGTGGCCAGGCCAAGTTCGGGCCGGATGTGGAATGGATCGATTCGATCGATTACACCGTCGATCCGGACCGAGTGGGCCGCTTTTACGACGCCATACGCCACTGGTGGCCCGATCTGGACATCGCCCGACTCAGCCCCGGGTATGCCGGTATCCGCCCCAAGCTCGTGGGGCCGGGTGACGCGGACGCTGACTTTCGCATCGACGGACCCGACCAGCACGGCACGCCGGGGCTGGTTCATCTGCTTGGTATCGAATCGCCGGGTTTGACGGCGTGCCTGGCGATTGGTCGCCATGTCGAGCGAATCGTGAGCGCGACTCAAGCGTGA
- a CDS encoding (Fe-S)-binding protein, which yields MPPHLDWSAFENTDPFGFSPAIGTPSNPDAGYAAAASLCNGQQRCLAGHNEVMCPSYRVTGEARHSPYHRAQAIRAALAASPGDGSCFESEALRSALELCIGCKGCKRECPNGVDIALLATEARARAAASDLSRRDRLFAGIPDLVFYARRFRVFIHLANIMPGIGRLARRLLRIAPRRPLPVPAAKSFHDTHPLDAYGTGERGDVVLLADTFSNHFEPAIAKAALELLTGLGYRVHLPRRSSQGQPLCCGRTYLSQGRIEEAKHRASELLNTLSPFAEAGIPIVGLEPSCLLMLRDEYRAMGLGSKVTTLARNALMLEEFLVRLVDETPGALPLKPLPDRQILVHGHCHQKAFGTQAAVERLLGMIPGVFVTPIKAGCCGMAGAFGYEAEHDVLSIRMAEEQLLPAVRNAPTGALIVANGTSCRQQIQHGTGRSSLHLAQILLMQLEGTAHA from the coding sequence ATGCCACCCCACCTCGACTGGTCCGCATTCGAAAATACCGACCCTTTCGGCTTCTCTCCAGCCATCGGCACCCCCTCGAACCCCGACGCCGGTTACGCCGCAGCAGCCAGTCTGTGCAACGGCCAACAACGATGCCTGGCTGGGCACAACGAGGTGATGTGTCCCAGCTATCGGGTCACCGGTGAGGCGCGGCACAGTCCTTACCACCGGGCGCAGGCAATCCGCGCAGCGCTGGCCGCCAGCCCGGGCGACGGGAGCTGCTTCGAGAGCGAAGCGCTGCGTTCTGCGCTGGAACTGTGTATCGGATGCAAAGGCTGCAAGCGGGAATGCCCGAACGGCGTCGATATCGCGTTGCTGGCCACCGAGGCACGCGCCCGCGCTGCCGCCTCCGACCTCAGCCGCCGCGATCGCCTGTTTGCAGGCATACCCGATCTGGTGTTCTACGCGCGACGATTTCGCGTATTCATTCACCTGGCGAACATCATGCCCGGCATCGGGCGGCTGGCGCGACGCCTCCTGCGCATTGCACCCCGCCGCCCGCTGCCGGTGCCCGCGGCTAAAAGTTTTCACGACACACACCCCCTCGATGCCTATGGCACTGGCGAGCGCGGAGATGTTGTGTTGCTGGCAGACACGTTCAGCAATCACTTCGAACCGGCCATTGCCAAGGCCGCACTCGAGCTGCTCACCGGACTGGGATACCGCGTTCACCTGCCACGACGATCTTCGCAGGGTCAACCACTGTGTTGCGGGCGCACTTATCTGTCCCAGGGCAGGATCGAGGAAGCAAAGCATCGCGCGTCGGAACTACTGAACACACTATCGCCCTTCGCCGAGGCGGGCATCCCCATCGTCGGCCTTGAGCCGTCCTGCCTGCTGATGCTGCGGGACGAGTACCGGGCAATGGGTTTAGGCAGCAAAGTCACGACGCTCGCGCGCAACGCGTTGATGCTCGAAGAGTTTCTTGTCCGTCTGGTCGACGAGACGCCCGGTGCCTTGCCGCTCAAACCGCTGCCCGACCGTCAGATCCTCGTGCACGGCCACTGCCATCAAAAGGCCTTCGGCACACAGGCCGCGGTCGAACGCCTGCTGGGGATGATCCCCGGCGTCTTCGTCACCCCCATCAAGGCCGGCTGCTGCGGCATGGCAGGCGCGTTCGGCTACGAAGCCGAGCATGATGTCCTCTCAATACGCATGGCCGAAGAGCAACTCCTTCCCGCTGTGAGAAACGCGCCGACAGGCGCGCTGATTGTCGCGAACGGCACAAGCTGTCGACAGCAGATCCAGCACGGAACCGGGCGCAGTTCATTACACCTTGCGCAGATACTCCTGATGCAGCTGGAGGGCACCGCTCACGCTTGA
- a CDS encoding FxDxF family PEP-CTERM protein gives MKRKLLAVLLPIACAASSVQAADSLVFDGFGGLHDAVESGTEIMTTDGMFSGVFDFSLDMSSLVSFTGYSNLPVLTFGLFDSTDTLVSGTVFAPNTFENSVTSVTLAAGDYYYKAIAPMSAATGSMYSFESTVSAVPEPETYGMMLAGLGMLGFVARRRMGRM, from the coding sequence ATGAAGAGAAAACTGCTGGCAGTTCTGCTGCCGATCGCTTGCGCGGCGTCGTCCGTTCAAGCAGCCGATTCCCTCGTCTTTGACGGGTTCGGCGGTCTCCATGACGCCGTTGAGAGCGGCACGGAGATCATGACCACCGACGGCATGTTCTCTGGCGTGTTCGACTTCTCGCTGGATATGAGTTCTCTGGTGAGCTTCACCGGTTACTCCAACCTGCCTGTGCTGACCTTTGGTCTGTTCGATAGCACCGACACGCTGGTGTCCGGCACTGTTTTCGCGCCGAACACCTTCGAAAACAGCGTCACTTCCGTGACTCTGGCCGCCGGTGACTACTACTACAAGGCCATCGCACCCATGAGTGCCGCCACGGGGAGCATGTACTCCTTCGAGTCCACCGTGTCCGCCGTGCCGGAACCCGAGACCTACGGCATGATGCTTGCCGGCCTCGGCATGCTCGGCTTTGTGGCACGTCGCCGCATGGGTCGCATGTAA
- a CDS encoding DUF2238 domain-containing protein — translation MPSSNEPHSKERHRVELGVALWLSLLWLWLAIDPTDRTDWLLENILVFIFCGLLVATYRRFRFSSVSYLLFAVFMSLHLVGAHYTYSETPFGFWLQTLFDLQRNHYDRIVHFSFGFVLAWPFRELLIRAVGVRPAWSYLMVMITVLGFSGFYEALEGMVAMTVSPELGAAYLGTQGDEWDAQKDTALAFIGSVLTMGWVWWRVRSEQSSA, via the coding sequence ATGCCGTCCAGCAACGAACCCCATTCGAAAGAACGTCATCGCGTCGAGTTGGGCGTTGCCCTGTGGCTGAGCCTGCTCTGGCTCTGGCTTGCCATTGACCCGACCGATCGCACCGACTGGTTGCTTGAGAACATCCTGGTGTTCATCTTCTGCGGCTTGCTGGTCGCAACCTATCGGCGGTTCCGCTTTTCGTCGGTCTCGTATCTGCTGTTCGCCGTTTTCATGAGCCTTCATCTCGTGGGGGCTCATTACACCTATTCGGAGACGCCATTCGGTTTCTGGTTGCAGACGCTGTTCGATCTTCAGCGGAACCACTATGACCGTATCGTGCATTTCTCTTTCGGGTTCGTGCTGGCCTGGCCGTTCCGCGAACTGCTGATTCGCGCCGTCGGCGTTCGACCTGCCTGGTCCTACCTGATGGTGATGATCACCGTGTTGGGGTTCAGCGGATTTTATGAAGCACTGGAGGGCATGGTCGCAATGACGGTCAGCCCCGAACTCGGGGCGGCCTATCTGGGGACCCAGGGAGATGAATGGGACGCACAGAAAGACACCGCGCTGGCGTTTATCGGCTCCGTGCTGACGATGGGCTGGGTGTGGTGGCGGGTCCGTTCAGAACAGTCGAGCGCATGA